A region from the Peromyscus leucopus breed LL Stock chromosome 9, UCI_PerLeu_2.1, whole genome shotgun sequence genome encodes:
- the Reep4 gene encoding receptor expression-enhancing protein 4 isoform X3 produces MVPPHTSYGCCSRLLFGMLYPAYASYKAVKSKNIREYVRWMMYWIVFAIFMATETFTDVFISWFPFYYEIKMAFVLWLLSPYTKGASLLYRKFVHPSLSRHEKEIDACIVQAKERSYETVLSFGKRGLNIAASAAVQAATKSQGALAGRLRSFSMQDLRSIPDTSAPTYQDPLYLEDQVPRRRPPIGYRPGGLRDSDTEDECWSDNEVVPQPPVRSREKPLSRSQSLRVVKRKPLVREGTSRSLKVRTRKKTMPSYMDS; encoded by the exons ATGGTGCCCCCTCACACTTCCTATGGCTGCTGTTCCAGGCTCTTATTTGGGATGCTGTATCCTGCATATGCTTCCTACAAGGCTGTGAAGAGCAAGAACATTCGAGAATAT GTCCGGTGGATGATGTACTGGATTGTCTTTGCCATCTTCATGGCCACAGAGACCTTCACGGACGTCTTCATTTCCTG gTTCCCTTTTTACTATGAGATCAAGATGGCCTTCGTGCTGTGGCTGCTCTCGCCTTATACCAAGGGggccagcctgctttacagaAAGTTTGTCCACCCGTCCCTATCCCGCCATGAGAAG GAGATCGATGCGTGCATTGTGCAAGCCAAGGAACGCAGCTACGAGACCGTGCTCAGTTTCGGGAAGCGGGGCCTCAACATCGCCGCCTcagctgctgtgcaggctgctacCAAG AGTCAGGGTGCTCTGGCTGGAAGGCTACGGAGCTTCTCCATGCAGGACCTCCGCTCTATCCCGGACACCTCTGCTCCCACCTACCAAGATCCCCTCTACCTGGAAGACCAGGTGCCCCGACGCAGGCCCCCCATTG GGTACCGGCCGGGTGGCCTGCGAGATAGTGACACAGAGGATGAGTGTTGGTCAGACAATGAGGTCGTCCCCCAGCCACCTGTCCGGTCCCGAGAGAAGCCTCTGAGCCGCAGCCAAAGCCTTCGGGTGGTCAAGAGGAAGCCATTGGTGCGAGAG GGCACCTCGCGCTCCCTGAAGGTCCGAACCCGGAAAAAGACAATGCCCTCGTACATGGACAGCTAG
- the Reep4 gene encoding receptor expression-enhancing protein 4 isoform X1 produces the protein MVPPHTSYGCCSRLLFGMLYPAYASYKAVKSKNIREYVRWMMYWIVFAIFMATETFTDVFISWLGTRIGRPWVGRPTPLPGSWLTHTLLSCSPRFPFYYEIKMAFVLWLLSPYTKGASLLYRKFVHPSLSRHEKEIDACIVQAKERSYETVLSFGKRGLNIAASAAVQAATKSQGALAGRLRSFSMQDLRSIPDTSAPTYQDPLYLEDQVPRRRPPIGYRPGGLRDSDTEDECWSDNEVVPQPPVRSREKPLSRSQSLRVVKRKPLVREGTSRSLKVRTRKKTMPSYMDS, from the exons ATGGTGCCCCCTCACACTTCCTATGGCTGCTGTTCCAGGCTCTTATTTGGGATGCTGTATCCTGCATATGCTTCCTACAAGGCTGTGAAGAGCAAGAACATTCGAGAATAT GTCCGGTGGATGATGTACTGGATTGTCTTTGCCATCTTCATGGCCACAGAGACCTTCACGGACGTCTTCATTTCCTGGTTGGGCACGAGGATCGGCAGGCCGTGGGTTGGGAGGCCTACCCCACTACCTGGCTcctggctcacacacacactcctctcctgctcccccaggTTCCCTTTTTACTATGAGATCAAGATGGCCTTCGTGCTGTGGCTGCTCTCGCCTTATACCAAGGGggccagcctgctttacagaAAGTTTGTCCACCCGTCCCTATCCCGCCATGAGAAG GAGATCGATGCGTGCATTGTGCAAGCCAAGGAACGCAGCTACGAGACCGTGCTCAGTTTCGGGAAGCGGGGCCTCAACATCGCCGCCTcagctgctgtgcaggctgctacCAAG AGTCAGGGTGCTCTGGCTGGAAGGCTACGGAGCTTCTCCATGCAGGACCTCCGCTCTATCCCGGACACCTCTGCTCCCACCTACCAAGATCCCCTCTACCTGGAAGACCAGGTGCCCCGACGCAGGCCCCCCATTG GGTACCGGCCGGGTGGCCTGCGAGATAGTGACACAGAGGATGAGTGTTGGTCAGACAATGAGGTCGTCCCCCAGCCACCTGTCCGGTCCCGAGAGAAGCCTCTGAGCCGCAGCCAAAGCCTTCGGGTGGTCAAGAGGAAGCCATTGGTGCGAGAG GGCACCTCGCGCTCCCTGAAGGTCCGAACCCGGAAAAAGACAATGCCCTCGTACATGGACAGCTAG
- the Reep4 gene encoding receptor expression-enhancing protein 4 isoform X2, translated as MVSWMICRLVVLLFGMLYPAYASYKAVKSKNIREYVRWMMYWIVFAIFMATETFTDVFISWLGTRIGRPWVGRPTPLPGSWLTHTLLSCSPRFPFYYEIKMAFVLWLLSPYTKGASLLYRKFVHPSLSRHEKEIDACIVQAKERSYETVLSFGKRGLNIAASAAVQAATKSQGALAGRLRSFSMQDLRSIPDTSAPTYQDPLYLEDQVPRRRPPIGYRPGGLRDSDTEDECWSDNEVVPQPPVRSREKPLSRSQSLRVVKRKPLVREGTSRSLKVRTRKKTMPSYMDS; from the exons ATGGTGTCCTGGATGATCTGTCGCCTGGTGGT GCTCTTATTTGGGATGCTGTATCCTGCATATGCTTCCTACAAGGCTGTGAAGAGCAAGAACATTCGAGAATAT GTCCGGTGGATGATGTACTGGATTGTCTTTGCCATCTTCATGGCCACAGAGACCTTCACGGACGTCTTCATTTCCTGGTTGGGCACGAGGATCGGCAGGCCGTGGGTTGGGAGGCCTACCCCACTACCTGGCTcctggctcacacacacactcctctcctgctcccccaggTTCCCTTTTTACTATGAGATCAAGATGGCCTTCGTGCTGTGGCTGCTCTCGCCTTATACCAAGGGggccagcctgctttacagaAAGTTTGTCCACCCGTCCCTATCCCGCCATGAGAAG GAGATCGATGCGTGCATTGTGCAAGCCAAGGAACGCAGCTACGAGACCGTGCTCAGTTTCGGGAAGCGGGGCCTCAACATCGCCGCCTcagctgctgtgcaggctgctacCAAG AGTCAGGGTGCTCTGGCTGGAAGGCTACGGAGCTTCTCCATGCAGGACCTCCGCTCTATCCCGGACACCTCTGCTCCCACCTACCAAGATCCCCTCTACCTGGAAGACCAGGTGCCCCGACGCAGGCCCCCCATTG GGTACCGGCCGGGTGGCCTGCGAGATAGTGACACAGAGGATGAGTGTTGGTCAGACAATGAGGTCGTCCCCCAGCCACCTGTCCGGTCCCGAGAGAAGCCTCTGAGCCGCAGCCAAAGCCTTCGGGTGGTCAAGAGGAAGCCATTGGTGCGAGAG GGCACCTCGCGCTCCCTGAAGGTCCGAACCCGGAAAAAGACAATGCCCTCGTACATGGACAGCTAG
- the Reep4 gene encoding receptor expression-enhancing protein 4 isoform X4: MVSWMICRLVVLLFGMLYPAYASYKAVKSKNIREYVRWMMYWIVFAIFMATETFTDVFISWFPFYYEIKMAFVLWLLSPYTKGASLLYRKFVHPSLSRHEKEIDACIVQAKERSYETVLSFGKRGLNIAASAAVQAATKSQGALAGRLRSFSMQDLRSIPDTSAPTYQDPLYLEDQVPRRRPPIGYRPGGLRDSDTEDECWSDNEVVPQPPVRSREKPLSRSQSLRVVKRKPLVREGTSRSLKVRTRKKTMPSYMDS; this comes from the exons ATGGTGTCCTGGATGATCTGTCGCCTGGTGGT GCTCTTATTTGGGATGCTGTATCCTGCATATGCTTCCTACAAGGCTGTGAAGAGCAAGAACATTCGAGAATAT GTCCGGTGGATGATGTACTGGATTGTCTTTGCCATCTTCATGGCCACAGAGACCTTCACGGACGTCTTCATTTCCTG gTTCCCTTTTTACTATGAGATCAAGATGGCCTTCGTGCTGTGGCTGCTCTCGCCTTATACCAAGGGggccagcctgctttacagaAAGTTTGTCCACCCGTCCCTATCCCGCCATGAGAAG GAGATCGATGCGTGCATTGTGCAAGCCAAGGAACGCAGCTACGAGACCGTGCTCAGTTTCGGGAAGCGGGGCCTCAACATCGCCGCCTcagctgctgtgcaggctgctacCAAG AGTCAGGGTGCTCTGGCTGGAAGGCTACGGAGCTTCTCCATGCAGGACCTCCGCTCTATCCCGGACACCTCTGCTCCCACCTACCAAGATCCCCTCTACCTGGAAGACCAGGTGCCCCGACGCAGGCCCCCCATTG GGTACCGGCCGGGTGGCCTGCGAGATAGTGACACAGAGGATGAGTGTTGGTCAGACAATGAGGTCGTCCCCCAGCCACCTGTCCGGTCCCGAGAGAAGCCTCTGAGCCGCAGCCAAAGCCTTCGGGTGGTCAAGAGGAAGCCATTGGTGCGAGAG GGCACCTCGCGCTCCCTGAAGGTCCGAACCCGGAAAAAGACAATGCCCTCGTACATGGACAGCTAG